A region from the Hypericibacter adhaerens genome encodes:
- a CDS encoding NADH dehydrogenase ubiquinone Fe-S protein 4 — MQPLRKTDVQMAIGRQARWPFGIGSPARAANRNEQPVKGLRAPVFPADARARIERPSRSVLTAGRAQTKHWRLRFDRRRSPFIEPLMGWTGSDDPLTQIELRFPTLEAAIAYAERQGLAYVVDGWWRSATTGSTAG; from the coding sequence ATGCAGCCTCTTCGCAAGACGGATGTTCAGATGGCCATCGGGCGGCAGGCCCGATGGCCGTTCGGGATCGGCAGCCCGGCCCGGGCGGCCAATCGGAACGAGCAGCCTGTAAAGGGTCTCCGCGCCCCGGTCTTTCCGGCCGATGCACGGGCGCGCATCGAACGTCCCTCACGCTCCGTGCTGACGGCGGGCCGCGCGCAAACGAAACATTGGCGTCTTCGTTTCGACCGGCGCCGGTCGCCCTTCATCGAGCCGCTGATGGGCTGGACCGGCAGCGACGACCCGCTGACCCAGATCGAGCTCCGCTTCCCGACCCTGGAAGCCGCCATCGCCTATGCCGAGCGCCAGGGACTTGCTTACGTCGTAGACGGCTGGTGGAGGTCGGCGACCACCGGATCGACAGCAGGATAA
- a CDS encoding Hsp20/alpha crystallin family protein translates to MNMRNLIPWNRNGSRAPVLFRDEPTSPFLSLHREVNRLFDETFRSFDVPSLFGPSLFGRLPAWPNLELAETDKELRVTAELPGLDEKDVELLLADGVLTIRGEKRAELDDRERQFSERFYGRFERQIPLGIEIEADKVEASFKNGLLTVTLPKSMAAETRAKRIAINGRK, encoded by the coding sequence ATGAACATGCGCAACCTCATTCCCTGGAATCGCAATGGCAGCCGCGCCCCGGTCCTGTTCCGGGACGAGCCGACGAGCCCCTTCCTGTCGCTCCATCGCGAGGTGAACCGGCTGTTCGACGAGACTTTCCGCAGCTTCGATGTCCCGTCTCTCTTCGGGCCGTCGTTGTTCGGACGTCTGCCGGCCTGGCCGAACCTCGAACTCGCCGAGACCGACAAGGAGCTCCGCGTCACGGCCGAGCTGCCGGGCCTGGATGAGAAGGACGTGGAGCTGCTGCTCGCCGACGGCGTGCTCACCATCCGCGGTGAGAAAAGGGCCGAGCTCGACGACCGGGAGCGCCAGTTCAGCGAGCGCTTCTATGGCCGCTTCGAGCGCCAGATCCCGCTGGGCATCGAGATCGAGGCGGACAAGGTGGAAGCCTCGTTCAAGAATGGCCTGCTCACCGTCACGCTCCCGAAGAGCATGGCGGCGGAGACCAGGGCCAAGCGCATCGCGATCAACGGGCGCAAGTGA
- a CDS encoding Hsp20 family protein, with protein sequence MRTTFDYAPLFRSSVGFDRVFDLLENAARGQAADNWPPYDIEKTGEDSYRITLAVAGFALEELAVTQEPNLLVVSGRKQGEDRSQYLYRGIAARGFERRFELADHVKVQAASFDKGLLTIELLRELPEAMKPRRIAIQTGDASPARGPQRIEQAA encoded by the coding sequence ATGAGAACGACATTCGACTACGCACCCCTGTTCCGGTCCAGCGTGGGTTTCGACCGGGTGTTCGATCTGCTCGAGAACGCTGCCCGCGGCCAGGCGGCCGACAACTGGCCTCCCTATGACATCGAGAAAACCGGCGAGGACAGCTACCGCATCACCCTGGCGGTGGCGGGCTTCGCGCTGGAGGAGCTCGCCGTCACGCAGGAACCCAACCTGCTGGTGGTGAGCGGCCGCAAGCAGGGTGAGGATCGCAGCCAGTATCTCTATCGCGGCATCGCCGCCCGCGGCTTCGAGCGCCGTTTCGAGCTGGCGGACCATGTCAAGGTGCAGGCAGCCAGCTTCGATAAGGGTCTCTTGACGATCGAGCTGTTGCGCGAACTGCCGGAGGCGATGAAGCCGCGCCGGATCGCGATCCAGACGGGGGATGCGTCGCCCGCGCGCGGACCGCAGCGCATCGAGCAAGCCGCCTAG
- a CDS encoding flavin reductase family protein → MDEQAKKTALRMIPYGIYVMTAKTADGGVAAATVNWVTQTAFAPPLIAVGVKADSGTYAAVKASKQFVLNVLGKGQQGPAFAFFKPAQLENGKLSGEPFHPASNGAPILDNAPAALECKVAEIVALGDHHVVVAEVTNAHLHREPTGRPDEAVLEMKDLGPKVFYGG, encoded by the coding sequence ATGGACGAGCAGGCCAAGAAGACCGCGCTGCGGATGATCCCCTATGGCATCTATGTGATGACCGCCAAGACCGCCGACGGCGGCGTGGCGGCTGCCACCGTCAACTGGGTGACGCAGACGGCCTTCGCCCCGCCGCTCATCGCCGTGGGCGTGAAGGCGGATTCCGGCACCTATGCCGCGGTCAAGGCCTCGAAGCAGTTCGTCTTGAACGTGCTCGGCAAGGGCCAGCAGGGCCCGGCCTTCGCCTTCTTCAAGCCGGCGCAGCTCGAGAACGGCAAACTCTCGGGCGAGCCCTTCCATCCAGCATCGAACGGCGCGCCGATCCTCGACAACGCGCCCGCCGCCCTCGAATGCAAGGTGGCGGAGATCGTGGCCTTGGGCGACCACCATGTCGTCGTCGCCGAGGTCACCAACGCGCATCTCCACCGCGAGCCGACCGGAAGGCCAGACGAGGCGGTGCTGGAGATGAAGGATCTGGGCCCGAAGGTGTTCTACGGCGGCTGA
- a CDS encoding enolase C-terminal domain-like protein: protein MRIVEIREIAVPLQADIRNAVVNFAEHTVSLVAVVSDVVRKGRPLAGIGFDSIGRFAQSGLLRERLFPRLLAARSEELLDAAGAGFDPERAVRVMMRNEKPGGHGDRAHAVAAVELALWDLNAKLAGVPAWELIARKFGVSAPKRVPVYAAGGYYYPEDNLRRLADEMRRYADLGYRAFKMKIGGEHLSQDMARIEAAVKVVGNPARLAVDANGRFDLATALDYAKAMSGFGLRWFEEAGDPLDYHLMHELAGQYKHPLATGENLFSGRDVANLIRYGGMRPGHDIFQMDPALGYGLGEFGRMVAAMEANGFSRRQLYPHSGHMIALHIAIGLGLGGTEAYPGVFAPIGGYTPGCAIDETGIAPEDVPGYGLERKPDLAPYLAKLLGE, encoded by the coding sequence ATGCGCATCGTCGAGATTCGTGAAATCGCGGTACCGCTCCAGGCGGACATCCGCAACGCGGTCGTCAATTTCGCCGAGCACACCGTTTCGCTGGTGGCGGTGGTCTCCGACGTGGTCCGCAAGGGCCGGCCGCTGGCCGGCATCGGCTTCGATTCGATCGGACGTTTCGCCCAGAGCGGCCTGCTGCGGGAACGGCTGTTTCCCCGGCTGCTCGCGGCGCGATCCGAGGAGCTGCTCGATGCGGCCGGCGCCGGCTTCGACCCGGAGCGGGCCGTGCGCGTCATGATGCGCAACGAGAAGCCCGGCGGCCATGGCGACCGGGCCCATGCGGTGGCCGCCGTGGAGCTGGCGCTCTGGGATCTCAACGCCAAGCTCGCCGGCGTGCCCGCCTGGGAGCTCATCGCGCGGAAGTTCGGCGTCAGCGCGCCCAAGCGCGTGCCGGTCTATGCGGCCGGCGGCTACTATTATCCCGAGGACAATCTGCGCCGCCTGGCGGACGAGATGCGCCGCTATGCCGATCTCGGCTACCGCGCCTTCAAGATGAAGATCGGCGGCGAGCACCTGTCCCAGGACATGGCGCGCATCGAGGCGGCGGTGAAGGTGGTCGGCAATCCCGCCAGGCTCGCCGTCGATGCCAATGGCCGCTTCGATCTCGCGACCGCCCTCGACTATGCCAAGGCGATGTCGGGCTTCGGCCTGCGTTGGTTCGAGGAGGCGGGCGATCCGCTCGACTACCACCTGATGCATGAGCTGGCCGGGCAGTACAAGCACCCGCTCGCCACGGGCGAGAACCTCTTCTCCGGCCGCGACGTCGCCAACCTCATCCGCTATGGCGGCATGCGCCCGGGGCACGATATCTTCCAGATGGACCCGGCGCTGGGCTACGGGCTCGGCGAGTTCGGCCGGATGGTGGCGGCGATGGAAGCCAACGGCTTCTCGCGGCGCCAGCTCTATCCCCATAGCGGCCATATGATCGCGCTGCATATCGCGATCGGGCTGGGCCTCGGCGGCACCGAAGCCTATCCGGGCGTCTTCGCGCCCATCGGCGGCTATACGCCGGGCTGCGCGATCGACGAGACCGGCATCGCGCCGGAGGATGTCCCGGGCTACGGCCTCGAACGCAAGCCGGACCTGGCACCCTACCTGGCGAAGCTGCTGGGCGAATAG
- a CDS encoding MaoC family dehydratase: protein MSQLLDKKARPGRFFGDFTVGDLYNHWPGRTVTEADNVNFSLMTMNRHPIHCDANFGAQSEFGKCLVNSGLTLAIVLGMSVDDVSINAVANLGWKEIKLTGPVFPGDTIYARSTVLEVRESKKRPGQGIVTVRTEGYKQDGSVFMVFERSCLVPSRTDRASRSKGG, encoded by the coding sequence ATGAGCCAGCTGCTCGACAAAAAGGCCCGTCCCGGCCGATTCTTCGGCGACTTCACCGTGGGCGATCTCTACAACCACTGGCCGGGCCGCACCGTCACCGAGGCGGACAACGTCAATTTCAGCCTGATGACGATGAACCGTCATCCGATCCATTGCGACGCCAATTTCGGCGCCCAGTCCGAGTTCGGCAAATGCCTGGTCAATAGCGGCCTGACGCTCGCGATCGTGCTCGGCATGTCGGTCGACGATGTCAGCATCAATGCCGTCGCCAATCTCGGCTGGAAGGAGATCAAGCTGACCGGGCCCGTCTTTCCCGGCGACACGATCTATGCGCGCTCGACCGTGCTGGAGGTCCGCGAAAGCAAGAAGCGACCCGGCCAGGGCATCGTCACCGTCCGGACGGAGGGCTACAAGCAGGACGGATCGGTCTTCATGGTGTTCGAGCGCTCCTGCCTGGTTCCGTCGCGGACGGACCGAGCCTCGCGCTCGAAGGGCGGCTGA
- a CDS encoding N-acyl homoserine lactonase family protein — protein sequence MADYSIWVLEYAQAPKYNVSGIIYGAHNQGTVRLPYGYVVIKGHGRVVMIDVGYNYDDHGCELADRFAVKDFHGPKQVLKQIGLKPEDVDTIIVTHAHFDHMGNMGDFPNAHVYLQERELSKSIWAMSLPTRMGYASVAIDPADILKCVELSKQGKLTLVDGDMENVLPGIDLHVAYDSHTYGSMWVVVRNDGAAESKDPWVLTGDLIYVYENIEGDGGVIGAKTMYTPVGVAVGSQLNLLMATEEIMKAANYEKRRVVPVHERRLGDNFPSRQIEPGLAVVEVCLGAGETSHVN from the coding sequence ATGGCGGACTATTCGATCTGGGTGCTTGAGTACGCACAGGCCCCGAAATACAACGTCAGCGGCATCATCTACGGTGCGCATAACCAGGGCACTGTCCGGCTTCCCTACGGCTATGTGGTGATCAAGGGCCACGGCCGCGTGGTCATGATCGATGTCGGCTACAATTACGACGATCATGGTTGCGAGCTGGCCGACCGCTTCGCCGTGAAGGATTTCCACGGGCCGAAGCAGGTGCTGAAGCAGATCGGCCTCAAGCCCGAGGATGTCGACACCATCATCGTGACCCACGCCCATTTCGACCATATGGGCAATATGGGCGACTTCCCGAACGCGCATGTCTATCTGCAGGAGCGCGAGCTCTCCAAGAGCATCTGGGCCATGTCGCTGCCGACCCGCATGGGCTATGCCTCGGTCGCGATCGATCCCGCCGACATCCTCAAATGCGTCGAGCTTTCCAAGCAGGGCAAGCTGACGCTGGTCGACGGCGACATGGAGAACGTGCTGCCGGGCATCGACCTGCATGTGGCCTACGATTCGCACACCTACGGCTCGATGTGGGTGGTGGTGCGCAACGACGGGGCCGCCGAATCGAAGGACCCCTGGGTGCTGACCGGCGATCTCATCTATGTCTATGAGAACATCGAGGGCGATGGCGGCGTGATCGGCGCCAAGACGATGTATACGCCCGTCGGTGTCGCGGTCGGCAGCCAGCTCAACCTGCTGATGGCGACCGAGGAGATCATGAAGGCGGCGAACTACGAGAAGCGCCGCGTCGTGCCGGTGCATGAGCGCCGGCTGGGGGACAATTTCCCGTCCCGCCAGATCGAGCCGGGCCTGGCTGTCGTCGAGGTCTGCCTCGGCGCCGGCGAAACCTCGCATGTGAACTGA
- a CDS encoding GMC family oxidoreductase yields the protein MTTATETETFDYVIVGGGSAASVLTERLTAGSTATVCVLEAGPLDRSIYFQIPAGFFKTFRNPKFTWGLKSEPSPGTNGRQIDLVQGKVFGGSGSINGLVYNRGQADDFNHWAQLGNKGWSYDDILPYFKRTERRVGDGDNAYRGREGGIVVSDLAWHNPLCEAFLDGAAELGLKRNPDYNGAYQEGVGYLQRFINKGRRSAAGQVFLRPAMQRPNVEVRCGAHVTKLLFAGKRAVGVRYQNDRNAPPREMRARREVILSAGATSSPKLLQISGVGPASLLSELGIPVVHELPGVGENFQDHYAARVVARVQGVNTINQYARPPRLWWEVAKWAAGQSSVLDLQPSLMYGFWKSTPGLENPDIQFISSPGSYKPGKVYVLDDFPAMTCGFFQQRPLSTGYIRAASSDPFQLPRAQPNYLAEREDQRVLIAGFRMARRLLASKALSRYFVAEQLPGKDVVSDDELLDFGRRTGTTIFHMVGTCKMGPGTDRMAVVDPELRVHGVEGLRVVDASVMPTVVSANTYAATLMIAERASDLIKGVPAAAAPQRRTNHAA from the coding sequence ATGACCACCGCCACTGAGACCGAAACCTTCGACTATGTGATCGTGGGGGGCGGCTCCGCCGCTTCCGTGCTGACGGAGCGGTTGACGGCCGGCAGCACCGCCACGGTCTGCGTGCTGGAAGCGGGACCGCTCGACCGCAGCATCTATTTCCAGATCCCCGCCGGCTTCTTCAAGACCTTCCGCAACCCGAAATTCACCTGGGGCCTCAAGAGCGAGCCCTCCCCGGGAACGAACGGGCGGCAGATCGACCTGGTGCAGGGCAAGGTCTTCGGCGGCTCGGGCTCGATCAACGGCCTGGTCTATAACCGCGGGCAGGCCGACGATTTCAACCACTGGGCCCAGCTCGGCAACAAGGGCTGGAGCTACGACGACATCCTGCCCTATTTCAAGCGCACGGAACGGCGGGTCGGCGACGGCGACAATGCCTATCGCGGCCGCGAGGGCGGGATCGTCGTCAGCGATCTCGCCTGGCACAACCCGCTCTGCGAGGCCTTCCTCGACGGCGCGGCGGAGCTGGGGCTGAAGCGCAATCCCGACTATAACGGCGCCTACCAGGAAGGCGTCGGCTATCTCCAGCGCTTCATCAACAAGGGCCGGCGCTCGGCCGCCGGACAGGTCTTCCTGCGTCCGGCCATGCAGCGGCCGAACGTCGAGGTGCGCTGCGGGGCGCATGTGACGAAGCTGCTCTTCGCCGGCAAGCGGGCGGTCGGCGTGCGCTACCAGAACGACCGCAACGCGCCGCCGCGCGAGATGCGGGCGAGACGCGAGGTGATCCTCTCCGCCGGCGCCACCAGCTCGCCCAAGCTGCTGCAGATCTCCGGGGTCGGCCCGGCCTCGCTGCTCTCGGAGCTCGGCATCCCGGTCGTCCACGAGCTGCCCGGCGTGGGCGAGAACTTCCAGGACCATTACGCCGCCCGCGTGGTGGCGCGGGTCCAGGGCGTCAACACGATCAACCAATATGCGCGGCCCCCGCGGCTGTGGTGGGAGGTCGCGAAATGGGCGGCGGGCCAGTCGAGCGTGCTCGATCTGCAGCCCTCGCTCATGTACGGGTTCTGGAAATCGACGCCCGGCCTCGAGAACCCCGACATCCAGTTCATCAGCTCGCCCGGCAGCTACAAGCCCGGCAAGGTCTATGTGCTCGACGATTTCCCCGCCATGACCTGCGGCTTCTTCCAGCAGCGGCCGCTCAGCACGGGCTATATCCGGGCCGCTTCGTCCGACCCCTTCCAGCTGCCGCGCGCCCAGCCGAACTATCTGGCCGAGCGGGAGGACCAGCGGGTCCTGATCGCGGGCTTCCGGATGGCGCGGCGCCTGCTCGCCTCGAAGGCGCTCTCGCGCTATTTCGTCGCCGAGCAGCTTCCCGGCAAGGATGTCGTCTCCGACGACGAGCTGCTCGATTTCGGCCGGAGAACCGGCACGACCATCTTCCACATGGTCGGCACCTGCAAGATGGGACCGGGCACCGACCGCATGGCCGTGGTCGATCCGGAGCTGCGCGTCCACGGCGTCGAAGGCTTGCGCGTCGTCGACGCGTCGGTGATGCCGACGGTCGTGTCGGCCAATACCTACGCCGCCACCCTGATGATCGCGGAGCGGGCCTCTGATCTCATCAAGGGCGTGCCCGCGGCGGCGGCCCCGCAGAGGAGGACGAACCATGCGGCATGA
- a CDS encoding ABC transporter permease, producing the protein MSALSSTAPTLRSRPLGARLARHRPAMIPVAVFVFFFLLQLAISPTSFGYFDFNYMSTGGAPLALTAMGETVIVLSGGFDLSAGAVVSLVNVILANTMQDSLGSQIGMGLAALAIGGLVGAFNGFFVAFLRLQSIVVTLATMFIVQGCTLVIMDKPGGQIPPGFSTFLAGDAIPELLPCAVAVLIVALVIWGLIKRTRLGTAIYAVGSEESAAGYSGINVQWTKFLTFVLGGCFYGAAGAFISAQTGSADPLVGNAMLLPVFAAVVLGGTTLGGGRGGCFGSVIAAYVLMIVINVLLVLNVSSYYSSLAEGVILVIAALAQTIGPKSRLGLSLAYLGARWSAWRTGTLPSHLPTGRSFVPFATAKRAGAAPASWLTRHEDTLRFTVPSYIAFILVVIVTAVVLGPGTLDAHYFNSLVVLCGFLAILALGQGSVIITGGLDLSVPWTISLCAIILTTLAPGDDIASLWAIPLALAVGALIGLCNGVGVTFFGLPPIVCTLASNAILQGITLVYCNGTPSGFSPPAVRWFMTKTFLGVTPVVWFLGLFVLLATLLLERTILGRRFYAVGNGSRAAYLSGINVPVTTTAAYMLSGFCSALVGVLLSGFNGQATLGMGDEYLLPSIAVVVVGGTLITGGRGHYLGMVGGVLLLVALQTLLAGSTLPYAARSIIFGMVILGAIVSLRERST; encoded by the coding sequence ATGAGCGCCCTCTCCTCGACGGCGCCGACGCTGCGGAGCCGGCCGCTCGGCGCGCGGCTGGCGCGCCACCGTCCCGCGATGATCCCGGTGGCGGTGTTCGTCTTCTTCTTCCTGCTGCAGCTCGCGATCTCGCCCACCAGCTTCGGCTATTTCGACTTCAACTACATGTCGACCGGCGGCGCCCCGCTCGCTCTGACCGCGATGGGGGAGACCGTCATCGTGCTCAGCGGCGGTTTCGATCTCAGCGCGGGTGCGGTGGTCTCGCTGGTCAACGTGATCCTCGCCAACACCATGCAGGATTCGCTGGGCTCCCAGATCGGCATGGGGCTCGCGGCCCTCGCGATCGGCGGGCTGGTCGGCGCCTTCAACGGTTTCTTCGTCGCCTTCCTGCGCCTGCAGTCGATCGTCGTGACGCTCGCCACCATGTTCATCGTCCAGGGCTGCACGCTCGTGATCATGGACAAGCCGGGCGGCCAGATTCCGCCGGGCTTCTCCACCTTCCTCGCCGGCGATGCCATCCCGGAGCTCCTGCCCTGCGCCGTCGCGGTCCTGATCGTGGCGCTCGTCATCTGGGGCCTGATCAAGCGCACCCGGCTGGGCACGGCCATCTATGCGGTCGGCAGCGAGGAGAGCGCGGCCGGCTATTCCGGCATCAACGTCCAGTGGACGAAGTTCCTGACCTTCGTCCTGGGCGGCTGCTTCTATGGCGCCGCCGGCGCCTTCATCTCCGCCCAGACCGGATCGGCCGATCCGCTGGTCGGCAATGCCATGCTGCTGCCGGTCTTCGCCGCGGTGGTGCTGGGCGGCACGACGCTGGGCGGCGGACGGGGCGGCTGCTTCGGCTCGGTCATCGCCGCCTATGTGCTGATGATCGTGATCAATGTGCTGCTGGTGCTCAACGTCTCCTCCTACTACAGCAGCCTGGCCGAGGGCGTGATCCTGGTGATCGCGGCGCTGGCACAGACGATCGGCCCCAAATCCCGCCTCGGCCTGTCGCTCGCCTATCTGGGCGCGCGATGGAGCGCCTGGCGCACGGGCACGCTGCCCTCCCACCTGCCCACGGGGCGCTCCTTCGTGCCGTTCGCGACGGCGAAGCGCGCCGGGGCGGCACCCGCCTCCTGGCTGACGCGGCATGAAGACACGCTGCGCTTCACGGTGCCTTCCTACATCGCCTTCATCCTGGTCGTCATCGTCACGGCGGTGGTGCTGGGACCCGGCACGCTCGACGCTCACTATTTCAACTCGCTGGTGGTGCTCTGCGGCTTCCTCGCCATCCTGGCCTTGGGCCAGGGATCGGTGATCATCACCGGCGGCCTCGATCTTTCGGTTCCCTGGACCATCAGCCTCTGCGCGATCATCCTCACCACGCTGGCGCCGGGCGACGACATCGCCTCGCTCTGGGCCATTCCGCTGGCATTGGCCGTGGGCGCGCTGATCGGGCTCTGCAACGGCGTCGGCGTGACCTTCTTCGGCCTGCCGCCGATCGTCTGCACGCTGGCCTCGAACGCGATCCTGCAGGGCATCACGCTGGTCTATTGCAACGGCACGCCCTCCGGCTTCTCGCCGCCGGCGGTGCGCTGGTTCATGACCAAGACCTTCCTGGGCGTAACCCCGGTCGTCTGGTTCCTCGGCCTCTTCGTGCTGCTCGCCACGCTGCTGCTCGAGCGCACGATCCTGGGCCGGCGCTTCTATGCGGTAGGCAACGGCTCCCGGGCCGCCTACCTTTCCGGCATCAACGTCCCGGTGACGACGACGGCGGCCTATATGCTGAGCGGATTCTGCTCGGCGCTGGTCGGTGTCCTCCTCTCCGGCTTCAACGGGCAGGCCACGCTCGGCATGGGCGACGAATATCTGTTGCCTTCGATCGCCGTCGTCGTTGTCGGCGGGACGTTGATCACCGGCGGGCGCGGTCATTATCTGGGCATGGTCGGCGGCGTGCTGCTGCTGGTCGCGCTGCAGACGCTTCTGGCCGGTTCCACGCTTCCCTATGCGGCGCGCAGCATCATCTTCGGCATGGTGATCCTGGGCGCCATCGTCTCCCTGCGCGAACGGTCGACCTGA
- a CDS encoding sugar ABC transporter ATP-binding protein, which yields MHSIEPVAAIKIDAVRKAFGATVALDNVNVVIEPGTVHALLGENGAGKSTLVKMMSGLIRPDAGRILVDGQEVNLSAPSRAHQHGIQTAFQELTLVPDLTVAQNMLLPYQPTGFAGLIRERHGAGLVAEHMARVGLGDIDILREVRQFDLATRQKIEIARAIMRKPRVLLLDEPTSSLSGPDIDWLGKLIADLQAVGTTMVFISHRLPEVRRFCNRLTVLRNGRDIGTFAPAELKDEQVVEMIVGRSLSTAFPAKPPLKPRAKPVLAARNLATDGGLADATLDLYPGEIVGVAGLQGMGQQELFRALFGAAALNRGHIEVEGHRVALTSPRDAIDPRVGISLVPEERKTEGLFLRLDGRRNVSIPVIQRFAHLGMIKDRAETVAAATMLDRVQVAPRALYSRLSRFSGGNQQKVAIAKWLMTSSRTLLMLDPTRGVDVGTKHEIYLIMRDFAIAGGAILFFSTEVEELVNLSHRVLVMYKGRIVTHLDGAKGQISESSIMHAALGHAEVQETPSVAVGGAGGRP from the coding sequence ATGCACAGCATCGAGCCTGTCGCAGCCATCAAGATCGACGCCGTGCGCAAGGCTTTCGGCGCGACGGTGGCGCTCGACAACGTCAATGTCGTCATCGAGCCCGGCACCGTCCATGCCCTCTTGGGCGAGAACGGCGCCGGCAAATCGACGCTCGTCAAGATGATGAGCGGCCTCATCCGGCCGGACGCCGGAAGGATCCTGGTCGACGGCCAGGAAGTGAACCTGAGCGCGCCCAGCCGCGCGCACCAGCATGGCATCCAGACCGCCTTCCAGGAACTGACCCTGGTGCCGGACCTGACGGTCGCGCAGAACATGCTGCTGCCCTACCAGCCGACCGGCTTCGCGGGCCTGATCCGCGAGCGCCACGGCGCCGGCCTCGTGGCCGAGCATATGGCGCGGGTCGGGCTGGGCGACATCGACATCCTGCGCGAAGTGCGCCAGTTCGACCTGGCGACGCGCCAGAAGATCGAGATCGCGCGCGCCATCATGCGCAAGCCCCGCGTGCTGCTGCTCGACGAGCCGACCTCGAGCCTGTCCGGCCCCGACATCGATTGGCTGGGCAAGCTGATCGCCGATCTCCAGGCCGTCGGTACCACGATGGTCTTCATCTCGCACCGGCTGCCGGAGGTGCGGCGCTTCTGCAACCGCCTGACCGTGCTGCGCAACGGCCGCGACATCGGCACCTTCGCGCCGGCCGAGCTCAAGGACGAGCAGGTGGTCGAGATGATCGTCGGCCGCTCGCTCTCGACCGCCTTCCCGGCCAAGCCGCCGCTGAAGCCGCGGGCCAAGCCCGTTCTCGCCGCCCGCAATCTCGCGACCGACGGCGGGCTCGCCGACGCCACGCTCGATCTCTATCCGGGCGAGATCGTCGGCGTCGCGGGCCTCCAGGGCATGGGACAGCAGGAGCTGTTCCGCGCGCTGTTCGGGGCCGCGGCCCTGAACCGGGGACATATCGAGGTGGAGGGCCATCGCGTGGCCCTGACCTCGCCGCGCGATGCGATCGACCCGCGCGTCGGCATCAGCCTGGTTCCCGAGGAGCGCAAGACCGAGGGCCTGTTCCTGCGGCTCGACGGGCGGCGCAACGTCTCGATCCCCGTGATCCAGCGCTTCGCGCATCTGGGCATGATCAAGGACCGGGCGGAAACGGTCGCGGCCGCCACCATGCTCGACCGGGTGCAGGTGGCGCCGCGCGCGCTCTACAGCCGGCTCAGCCGCTTCAGCGGCGGCAATCAGCAGAAGGTGGCGATCGCCAAATGGCTGATGACCTCGAGCCGCACCCTGCTGATGCTCGATCCGACGCGCGGCGTCGACGTTGGCACCAAGCATGAGATCTACCTGATCATGCGCGACTTCGCGATCGCGGGCGGGGCGATCCTGTTCTTCTCCACCGAGGTGGAGGAGCTGGTCAATCTCAGCCACCGCGTGCTCGTCATGTACAAGGGCCGGATCGTGACGCATCTCGACGGCGCCAAGGGCCAGATCAGCGAGAGCTCCATCATGCATGCCGCCCTCGGTCATGCCGAGGTGCAAGAGACGCCCAGCGTGGCGGTCGGCGGGGCCGGGGGGCGGCCATGA